The Arabidopsis thaliana chromosome 5, partial sequence genomic interval CTAGTTTAGTTCTTCTTATTCATTATCAATTCAAGTGTTATAAAACCTCGAGACCAATAAAATAGGATTCACTCTCCTTCGTGCCCCCAAAGATATAGGTTTACATATCTATATTTCCACACCACCATTTTAAAAGCAAGAGTTAATTAAAGAGATATTTTTTAGTCATCTTGGTATGTAATCTGGTAAACTTTTTAGTTTGTTATCTTGTATAAACAACCAGTaagattttggttcttttgtaAATACTTCTCTTTGAATTTAGGACTagtgttttaaaattactttcctcccatatttttgttttgatctttcaatttaaattaaaagttcGTTTACAACCCATGCATGCACACTTCCGAATTTAAACTCGGATTATAATTTGGCACTATAATAATCTATTAGAATACGTCttgattaattttaaaatatttaggtGTCTTAAAATAAGTACGTACGTTGATAAATATGGAGATATATACATCTGTCAAGTAAATGGTATTGAATTTGCCAGTATTAGCTTTTGTGAAGCTGACGCAAAATGAAAACGGCTGATATCTAAAGCTTTAAccttgtgtttcttttttttgtttaaaatagtGGGGTCtagaaatgataaattaatttaaagtcctcgatatatataaatagataaatttgtttcttttgggaATAACGTAGTTTACGGAGAAACCCAAATGTTAAAGGGAAATGCATTAAAGCTGtagcaaaataagaaagtaaaaaccaattgaaaccctaatttcactTCAAAAAATGTTCCCGGTTGTTAAAGGAAGGGCCTTTTGCTTTGtccatataaatatattgtgAGAGTACAACAACACCTTCATAAGCTCTTACACTCATTTCAACTCTCTTTTTCGTTTCCATTACCCTCAGGTaatcataacatatatataagttacATTTGTAGATACATATGTCTTTAGTTTTGTGTAATTTGttacttaattattattttctatggtgttgtagaagaagatgaatagGCCGGGAGATTGGAACTGCAGATTGTGTAGCCACCTCAACTTCCAGAGGAGGGATTCATGCCAACGTTGTAGAGAGCCTAGACCGGGCGGGATCAGTACCGATTTACTCAGCGGTTTTGGTGGCCGTCCGGTTAGTAGCTCCTTCGGTTTCAACACCGGGCCCGATGTGCGACCCGGGGATTGGTATTGCAACCTTGGGGATTGTGGGACACATAATTTTGCCAATAGGTCCAGTTGTTTCAAGTGTGGTGCCGCAAAAGATGAGTTTTCATGCTCAAGTGCTGCTGCAACAACCGGGTTTATGGACATGAATGTTGGTCCGAGACGTGgcctttttggttttggcggCAGCagtagtggtggtggtggtacgGGCCGTTCTCCTTGGAAATCTGGAGATTGGATTTGCCCAAggtacttttttgtttgattgtttctaTGTAttgatgttatttttttgcaataatatgttttgatggttaaaacttaaagccaaaaaagaaacatgcaTGCTGGCTTACGTAAGCTAAACACGACCGTTTAAATTGTATTAATGTATATGCATATCGTAGAAACTGATTggtttaatttgtatattataGGTCAGGCTGTAACGAACATAACTTCGCAAGCAGGTCAGAGTGTTTCAGGTGTAACGCACCAAAGGAACTTGCCACCGAACCACCCTATTAGTCATTTAGTCCTCCtaccttcttcatcatttccAAGTACTTTTCGTTTCAACAATAGTCTTAACTTCTGATCAGAAACAGTTcgacatatatatttggatgATAGAATTTGTTAACATTTACAACTTTATTATATCGTAAAAGTTTAAATAGTAGTGTGAAATACACTAACGATAGTACTTTAACGTTAACGTACGTatctttttgattattttttttagtactCTGGAAGCATTAGAGGAGAGCAGAAAGGTGAAGAATCGAAGCAAGATACCGACCGCCCTTAATCTCttgatttgtttaatttcttagaTTTGACTCGTTTTATATCTCGTAGTAGTCAGACCTATGTTAGAATGTAAGCATGTCGAGAGTTTTCCGAAGCATTTTGTTCTGATATCGGTCTCCTAGCTAGTATGTAAGTTTGTTTGAATGTATTCTTATTTCTGATAAAGTTGTTTCCTTCTGATTCCGCAATCACGATTCTCATCTAAGTTTGAAACACTTGAGTTGTTGAACGTACGAGAGGCTGAGAGCTGTTGAGAACTTCTTCTGTGGCCGCAAATCCAAATTGCATGcaaatgttattatatatgcaattaaaattttgttatataatttgtagTAGGAATGTAGTTTTACGttaaaccaaacacaaactcTAGTAACCGTTTGAAATGGGTAGATGCATGGACCACAACGAAACCTTTTGTCCAATgcctcaaaaaaaaatatgcatgAGCATTCATATTATGATGTGGCTTGGTGATAATGAGCTTACCACCAAATCGAATGAAAATGTATGAGTTCCACTCTAAAATGAGAATAGTTAtcagaaaatattaattatgttatatatcattaattagtttagaattctaatttattttcttggtaaCATTAAGTtgcaaaattaattttaattaaatacaaataCGGATTTcactatatattaaattgcGTATTCAAGGCCATCTTTTCGCACATACATTCGAGCAGTCGAACAAAACCCATAAGAAGATTTTTGCAATGAAGTTTTGTCATAAACAACAATATTGCAACTGATCGATGACCGTTTCCTTAATTGTTTGTAATGGGTGGTATacttaaaaatttgttttcaaaatgtaagtaagaaagaaaaaaatcagtaaCGCATTTTTCATATTTACCATTCAACTTTTGATCCTGCTTATTTTTGTACTGTTTGTTCCGTCTCGCAGTACTAATTAGAACTAcactttttttggtcaaaacactaactacattttttttgcttgatcTACTActcaatatatttttgtttttatcgcTCGTTCTATACTGCCACGTACGATTGAGACTCTAAAATAGAGCAAGCGTACGTTGGTACGTGTCCACACACACGTTGCATTTTGCATAGGATTCCAATTTACTGAACTCATGGAAGTGTAGTTAAGATTATCATCAACgggtcaaaaaaaaaaaagacaaccaGTCTTTAATGTCTGCTACTATAATCCATTGcttagcttttattttttcgttAAAGGGTTGCACTAATTGGCTTTTTACTAAAGAATCTTTCGTTTTTCCCCCACTTTGAAGTCAATTCAtcatttgattcttctttggttttagtGAAGTGAAAGTACGTCTTAGGTATGATTATCATGCATGCATCATAGTGAACGTCTTCCCActttgaatttcaaaactatCAATTATTAGATTCGATTTAgatatgaatatataataatagtatTTCAAAATGCATAAATTAGGTTGTGAATTGTAGACGATAAAATACAACCAGCTTAGTAATCTTcttctaattatcaaatatatagCATAATTCCtaaatcatatgtttattCTCATTAACTAACATAGTAGGTAATTCTGTTCATATGATTTAGCTAAATGCACGGTTTCATAATCACCTAAAGATCCATAAGCAATCATCAAATTACAATTAGTGTCAAACTAAGCACTACTTAAAATTCAGTGTTGGCGGAGAATAATATAAGACACATCTAATTACAATGGTAAGGATAGATGTGTGCAACAGTGCAAGTATATGTATAGCTTTAATCATAACTTATTAGTGTTTCTTTTAATGAGCAAATGAGAGAGACTTGTCGATGACCAATCTAAGTAAAGTGTACATCACTtgttaaataaacaaatatattcttaCTGTTAAAGTcaatttttataacaaaagcAATAGCAAAGATAACTTTTTATCCATTTCAAAAACACCCTTACACAACGCTAataaattcttaaattttgggAAAAATTGCGGTAacttttataaaagttttaaaatttatctttaacCCACATAAAAAAGCAAAGCATGTTCATCTTTCTAAGCCCTTTTTTTCTTAgcccttctttcttttgtttcacatTTCCACATTCTTCCTAATAATTTCTATCTTTATGCAAAGCACACAATTGACATGGATGGAGCATATGCATATGTATTTGATGAAAACTTATTTTCTGGTACAGTATAATTCCACCAGAAAATTGAAGCCTCCACacgaatattgtttttttttttttcttttttttttacaagatGTGATATACataatgatttaaatttgattggtGACACGTTAACGACACTAAGACAGATTGTGAGTTTCCACGTGAGTTTGTTATCAAAGTATTTGTTTAACATTTGAGGACTCAAGATTCATATTCTAACATTATCAAATActattttcttacataaaatgaaaatatcacCTATTGTtcaattaggaaaaaaaaattgaaggaaaaagaagataatttaaaatacttttaagTTGGAATGCATGTAGAttaagattattaaaaaattagaaaatggcaaaaatatttaaccaaTAAACGGTGGTTCAGTGATTCAAAAGTTATTCTAAGATGGTACGAAATAGAGTTCacattttgtcatttgttttctatcaTTGTTGGTAATATCGTGGGCATTTTAACATGTACTAGGTATAATattgcaaaataaaacaaaactgtgCAAGATTTGGCGACACAATCCATCATGATTCCGATGGTTCCACTCTGAGATTGTTCATGGATTAGTTCGAAGAGTCGATCTCACATGACACGCGTGGAATCAGTGATCCAAGGTTTTGTGTTCTGCATTGTTGATAGCTTAGTTTCTTCGGACCCCAAGTAAAACACTTCCACTGCTAAGAATGTGTTTCATTTGTCTTTACATTTTGCATCATCGTTTTTCGTTCTCAATAGCTCAATGCAGTGatcttcaaaatcattttcactTCTTTAGACACCGATAATTTCATTGCTTTCGTCGAGTCGATGAACTGATTTGAGTTTGTGATTTTGCTTcatgcttttattttattttactatgagaccaaaaataaagtttaaaatcttgatcgtaaacaaaacattttcattgAATCATTTTTCTGGGCCAAAAGAGGCCTTTTTAATGGCCCATTAATGATCCAAACGCGATTACCAAGCTCTTCGCTTCCAACTACATCTCCTCTCTCACAGCTTCACTTCACTTGTGTCATCTAAAGCTTCCCTTGAATCTCTTCTCTCAAATTCGCTTTACTTCTTTTCGCGATACAGATTCACTTGCATTAAAATCTGTTTTCTCGGAGAGATTCTTCCCGTGGATGAGATAAGAGATCCCAATTTCGCCGTTTCTTCATTCACAAGAGTTGCATACAAACTGTTTGATGAAATTCCTAAGAGAGGATCTGATTATTAGGTCGTTGCTATTTCACTAAGCTGATTTTCAAATGTGGGTTAATGGGTATCATCAAATAAGAATACATCTAAACTCTGAACTCAGTTTCAAGGCAAATCCAAGTCGCTTCTTCCGTTCATTCCAGGTTTTGTATCATCCTTCAGTTGATTCATATGAAGATGTATTGCCTCATGAATGGTACGAAACGAAACTCCCAGTTCTGAAGAAACTAAACCGTGCGTTGAGAGATGTTGATTTAGTCGACGGAAAGCTAGAGGACATCAATGGTGTCATCGTTTATGATGATGGTATCACAAAGAAAATGCAAGCATTTAAATCTCTAGCTAGAATCTTTATTGGGTCTCCTTCAATTCAGCAGAAGCTTAGAGAAGAGGGACGGTTCAAGTTCCCATTTTTTGGGagtgaaagtgaaagagaGCCATTGGTGGTGAATTCATTGACTAAAGTTTGCAACTTTCTCAACGTCTCGGCGCAACAGAGGAAGCTAGTGAGGAGCACTGTGTGTTCACAGGTAACGCAGTATCGTATATGGAGAGGTACTCTTGAAGATATATTGAATGGTcttaaagaagaagttgattGGTTAGTTGAACATAGAGAGATGAGTCAAGGTAGAGTATTGGCTCAGCAAGTGATATTGTCTTGCCTCAGATTCTTATCTGAATCATCAGTTTCATTTGAAGTCGAGAAATCAACTTCTTGGATGCGGCCTGTGCCAGCTAGATATGCGAAAGCTAATGCTTCTGCGAAATGGGAAGATGTACTTGATATGGTGAATGATCTGAGAAGGTATCTTGAACATGATGAAGAAATCACAGTACTTTACCATCTGGATAAGCTTGTATCGATGAAAGAAGGGCTTTTGCAGATCAAAGATGTGTTTTTAGACAACACTATTGGATTCAGAGAGGTTAGACATCAAGAGCACCTTGTGTACAGAAAGCTCTCAAAGCTGTTGGGCAGTCCATCACCGTGTTTGTTTGCTCTCGTCATGTATTTCCTCTATGGCCGTGTGCGTGACATCGAAGTTGATCTCTGTGGAGGGTTTTACAAGGAGAAGAGCGAGTTCTTGTGCTTAAGTATGGGGAGGATCTTGACTTCAACGGATGAGAAAATGTTGGAGAGAGGGATGAAGCAGTTAGATAGGGCATTGGGTCTCTTTGAGTTTGTGTGGGAAACAGCAGGAATGAAAGAGACTCTTAACCTACAAGGCCATTTGTGGTGCCTTGGAGCTGAAGAAAGATCCATCACATATCGTGGGAAGACGTTCTTCGTGCATGACCTTAGTCTCTGAAGTTTTGTGAGGTACAAGCAACTACCTGTAAACTTTGATGTGTTCCCATAAACCttttgatgtttgttgttgtttagaGCCATagttgaaagaaaaaggataTATAAACTTAATTGATTGATACAAAGAGTTTGATAAAAATCTGCAGCATGGTTTCATTGCTTTAAAAGAAAGCAATAGAATTAGCATTAAAACCCACACAGCTAACAACATCaaagttatataatattaCAGAGATCAACCTCGATGAAAAGTTCCCAAGACTATAGCTTAAGCAACAGCCACTCCATCATCTTCTCGATGTTGTTGCTTTGGATAAACTGTCTGTGAATTGGTTTAAACGCTATTTAGCAGGCGATGGAGGTTGCTCGAGGAGTTACCAGAACAGCAGTCTTTCCTGTTATCGGCTTCATACTTGCTGCATTCTCTAGCCTTGCCCATACTTCTTTCCTCTTTTCCGCAGCAGAACATTGCTTTGCTTCGTCCTCCTTAAAGCGGGCGTGGCAAGACATGAACAGAGCCTCGTCCATTTCGCAGAACATTTTTCGTACGTTTAAGGTTAAGTTTAGCACGGATTGGTTCCAGTGGTTCTGAGCATTCTTTTCTAAAGCAGTGAACATGATTGGTAGGATGGCTTGCCGGTTATGTCCAATCAAGTTTACAATTTGATCGTTGTTCCACAAGAATAAAGCTCTTTCAGAAACCTGAAACACAAGAAGACCAATTGGTTCAAACTTAGCTTATCTTAGACTCATGCAGATCAATCATATATGAGAACTATGTATGAATAGGAATGTACCTGAAAGTGGGAACTGGTGACACAACAAGCAATCCGCAAGAACAAAGGGACCATGATCTTTTGAAACTCCATCACACTCATTGCTTCTACAATTTCTTCGACCTCCCCGAGAAACATCACTTCCTTCTGACTATTCGTGATAGGCCAGAACTTCAACAAACCCTTTATCACAACACTGCCTAGTTTCGGCTCTTTATCTATGAACTGAGTGATACAATAAGAAAGCTGCTGAAAGTAGTTTCCAACAGATTTAGGCTTGTGCAATGGAATCAACACTCTCCACAAGAAGATCTTATGCTCTTCTTTCAAAGGCAACGCAAATCCACTCACTATACTCCCGAAAATCTCCAAAAGCTCAGCGATTCCGCTATGCTTCTCTGTCTCAAACACAAACCGGTAGAATATATTGCTCATGGACTTGCGTACAAATGGCCTATGAACCATGAACTTCCCATATACCCGATGCAGAATCGTCTTCAAACACTCCCGTTCTCTAGGATCCTCCGAATCAAACAAGTCAAGCAACCTCACAATGAAAGCATGATCTAAATACTTTTTTGCCACTTTAGCATCAAGACACGGAGAAGTGATAAACTTAAGCAACAAATCATACACAATCTGCAAATGAGGCCAAGCAGGGTCAAACATcggttcatcatcatcgttttcGCCACCAGAACTAGACCGATAATTCGGAGGAAAGACCCTAAAGAGATTAACAGCACACATTCTACACATTGCAAGAATAGCTGGCTCAGTGAACTTAACAGACCCTGAAGCtacaaaatccaaaagctCCAACAATGTCTGCCTTTTAACATCTTTCTCTATAGAGTTTTTACCAGGGTCAGAGAAATCAAATGTCACACAACAGAGACTAACTTTACTCACAAAGAGATTCAACTTCTCAGAGCTTGGTACATCCTTAAACGGTACCAAAGGCTCAATACCAGCAACAACACTAGCTGGGAACACAGCAGATGACATACGCTTCCCTGAGTTAGATCGAACCGGACCCGAACCACCACCACTAGTACCGGATCTCTGAACCGGAGACGATACCGGACCCGAACTCGAACGATTCAGCTCTCCTGAATCAGATTTTGAAGACTTCCTCGGAAGTTTACTCAGAAACTGCTTAAACATTCTCTCTTTcccaaaaatttcaaaactttcacAAATTGGGAATCAAAGAAGCTCAAATCCACATATTAGCCCTAAATTCTCCGACAAAGAACATGGATCtgacattaaaaaaaaacagagaaacgtGTAATGTGGGTTTAGatccgaagaagaagcagagaaaaaaaaaaggttgacaCTTTTATAATACCCAATacttgaaaaccctaatcattACCTTGCTTTCTCCTTCAAAATCTTATTCTCATGATTCCAGTATCCACGAACAAAAACATTcctagagagagagagagagagaaaaaaaaaactgaagctagagagtttttcaaaaaaagaaaccaaatctggaagaggaagaacaaaaaacagagtttggattttgagaaattttatgATTCGTTACGgtgttttcttcattgtttttttttagatttctgagaaagaagaaatttgcaggaaaattattttaactttcctaattttaattttgtttttttcctttttgtctCGAAAAGACAGCGTTTTcgtttcagttttatttccgataatataaaaattagaaaacatcTCGCATGCAAATTATTAACGTCCGTTTGATGAGACGTTGACACGTAAATCCAACCGTTGGATTTGTCTGAGAGAGGAATCCTAAGTAATTTGGTTCGCTAAGGCCCATTTATTATTATGAGCCTATTATTAAAGCCCATTTATGATTTTGGCCTTATCACAATTCACAAGAGTATCCTCCACTAATCTCTAGAAGAAACTGTTTTCGTCACCGAACCAGCTGAAATCTTTTTcgcaacaaaacaaactctaTCCCCAAATTCAGAAgctttttagggtttcttcttcctttcgcACATATCTTCTCCGATTGATTTTGCAGTGAAATTGTgtatctttttgttgttaatcAGGTAAACTTTTCATGGTCGccatgtttattttttcgCTAGATCgagctttttttcttcagtcaATTTCggattttatttggtttatgttggtgtatattttttgatttggttgttgttgaatcTTCTTagaaatgggttttgtttaattttgaattttgattttgtttttcccctAATCGGAAATGATGAAAATGGAGATGTGTGTTGATCGGAGTATGTTATAGGATTGAATcaaagtttctgttttttttttctcagagCTGTTGAAGTGAATGTTTGGATATAGCTGTGGTGGTTTCGTATCATGTCCAGTAATATGGGAACAGAGCTTATTGATCTGGAGACTGTGAAAGCGGATTCAGATGCTTTTGGAGAAACGAATTTGATGGAGTTAGTTGGATCAAATGATCCTCCTTCTCTTCAGCATATCTCAGTTTCAGAGATTGAGCAAGAGCCTATGGAAATATCTGTCTCTGGTCCTTTGTCATTCCAATTTGAGCCAGAGGCTGTCTCTTTTCAATCATCTATGTTGGTTGATACTCAGTCTTTGATGCCTCAGTTGCAACTTCCATATTCTGTAGAGAGGTCAGTAGCTGCATGTAGTAACTCAGTGACAGGGAAGCGGAAATCGCCACCAGAGTCTACTCTCAGTGGTTCTGCTACTTCCGAGAAGTTAGATGCATCTAACAAGCGAGTAGAGCCAGTGCACCACAGACCATGGCTAGAACAATTTTATTCAGAATGTATTCAGCGGGGTCATATGCCACCACCTGCTACTCTTTCTACCAAGACAGAACATCTACCAACGCCTGCTAAGAAAGTAAGGCAAATGGAACCTGCTTCCCAAAAATCTGGGAAGCAAGTGATGAACAAGAAACAAGCAGGCTTGTCACAAGGGTCGGTGAAAACACTGAATGATGGTAACGAGTCTTTGAGGTCTAAAATGAAGGAATCATTAGCAGCTGCCTTGGCTTTGGTTCACGAGCATGAGGAGTCTccgaaagagaaaaagaattcAGAAACTGAAGAAGCAAGTGTTCCAGTAGCTGATAGTAATGAGCCTGCGTCAGCCTGTGGTACCAGTGTTACAGTAGGTGAAGACATCACGCCAGCAATGTCCACAAGGGATGAAAGTTTTGAGCAGAAGAACGGCAATGGAAGAACTTTGTCGCAAGAGAGTTCCAAGGACACCAAGATGAATTATGTTAATCAATCTGATGTACAGAAAACTCAATTTGACGAGGTTTTCCCCTGTGATGATGTTCGTTTTAGTGATAGTATTTTTACTGGCGATGAACTTTTACAGGGTAATGGCCTCTCATGGGTTTTGGAACCTGTTTCAGATTTTGGGGAGAATGAAACTCAAAAGTCGTTTGAGGATCCAGAGCTCTTGGCATCTAAAATTGAGTTGGAACTTTTTAAGCTATTTGGAGGTGTGAACAAGAAGTACAAAGAGAAGGGAAGGTCTCTCTTATTCAATTTGAAGGATAAGAACAATCCTGAGCTAAGAGAAAGTGTCATGTCCGGAAAGATATCTCCAGAGAGATTATGTAATATGACAGCTGAGGAACTTGCTTCTAAGGAGCTTTCTCAGTGGCGACAAGCAAAAGCAGAAGAGATGGCGGAGATGGTTGTCCTACGGGACACAGACATTGATGTCAGAAATCTGGTGAGGAAAACGCATAAAGGTGAGTTCCAGGTAGAAATTGATCCCGTTGACAGTGGGACAGTGGATGTCTCTGCTGAGATTACATCAAATAGTAAACCTCGAGCCAAAGCAAAATCCTCGAAATCATCTACCAAAGCcactttaaagaaaaatgactCTAATGATAAGAACATAAAATCCAACCAGGGAACATCATCTGCTGTGACTCTGCCCCCAACAGAGGAGATTGATCCGATGCAAGGTCTGTCAATGGATGATGAGATGAAGGATGTGGGATTTCTTCCTCCAATTGTATCCCTTGATGAGTTCATGGAATCCCTGAACTCAGAACCTCCATTTGGCAGTCCACATGAACATCCTCCTGGAAAGGAAGATCCTGCATCTGAGAAGAGTGACTCTAAAGATGGGTCACATTCAAAATCACCTTCAAGATCTCCTAAGCAGTCTCCAAAGGAACCGAGTGAGAGCGTCTCTTCTAAAACAGAACTCGAAAAGACTAATGTAATTTCCCCAAAACCTGATGCTGGTGACCAACTCGACGGTGATGTCTCCAAACCTGAAAATACATCTTTGGTTGATAGCATTAAAGAGGATCGAATATGGGATGGTATATTGCAGCTTAGTTCCGCTTCAGTTGTCTCAGTCACTGGAATTTTCAAGAGGCAAGTCTCTTTCATTACTTTAAACTCTTATCTCGTATTTTGGAGTGGAACATAGTGATAACAAACCATGATAGAAATGGGTTATTAGTACCAAAGATATGCATGAAGCTAAGTTTAGATGCTTGTTTAATAGGAAATAGTCAGACTGATGcttgtttaatttgttgaaGAACAGAtggaaggagaaaaagatCTTAGACATAAATGTTTTAGGTATCTCTGATTTATAGATTATCTCTAACTGGAATTGCTCGTGCAGTGGTGAGAAAGCAAAGACAAGCGAGTGGCCAACAATGGTGGAGGTAAAGGGTAGAGTGAGACTCAGTGCGTTTGGGAAGTTTGTAAAAGAGCTTCCGTTGTCTCGAAGCCGTGTCTTAATGGTATACAAAGTTTATTACGTGCATTATCTTTGTAGTAGCATTATTAGCATTAGCTTCACTCTCTTCCCTGTTACTATAACGAGCAATAATACTAGATCCACAAAATCTCATCTCAATATTACAAGTCGTTTCTTAATGCAGAGACTAGGCTTCTCATTAGCTAAAACATGGAACCCAGAAAGCAAAAAAGCTCACTGTTGATCTACATCTGTGAAACAGGACCGGGgcagtaataaaaaaaaggccTGATTGACCAGAGAATCAATCAACTGTGGATTGAATCTGAAATTTTGTacaaaatcatgaaattttGTATGCCAAATCACTTGTAGATGTATTGTTAACTAGGTAGGATATAGAATCATCAAAAATGTTACCAAGAATCTCTTACAGAGAGAGAGTTACAAGACCACAAACACCAGAACTTGGTCCATTAACTTACGTGCAGATCATGATTCATGACCCAAAATAGAATCTTTCGAAACATATAACTTTGTCTTATAGGAAAAAGTTTCTACTTTTATGCATTTTTCGTAAGTAGTGTAAGTAATTAAGTTGGTACATCAAATTGCAGGTAATGAACGTGGTTTGCAAGAATGGTATCTCTCAGAGCCAACGTGATAGCCTAATTGAGGTATTAATTCTAATTCTGATTtcattattattcttttaatttttattgcaTAAGACATTTATTAGTTTTGCTTTAAAGTCTTTGCCTTTGTCCTTTTTCTTGAGTCAGGTTGCTAAGTCATACGTAGCTGACCAAAGAGTTGGTTACGCAGAACCAACCTCGGGCGTTGAGCTTTACCTCTGTCCAACACTGGGTGAAACCTTGGATTTGTTGAGCAAAATCATCTCCAAGGATTATCTTGATGAGGTCAAGTGTTCAGAAGATATCGGGTTGATTGGTGTTGTTGTGTGGAGGCGTGCAGTTGTCGCGTCTCCTGGCTCACGCCATAAGCCGGGATTCAAACGTCAGCATTCTTCTACAGGCACTAAGAGGTCTGTATTGGCTCCAGAAAACCAAAAGTCTAGAAGTGTGAGTGTTACGAATCCTTCTGTTGTAAATGTTGAATCCATGAGGAATCATGGTTTGGTTggttgtgatgatgatgatgaagacatgCCTCCTGGATTTGGTCCTGTAGCTGCGAAAGATGACGATGATTTACCGGAATTTAACTTTAATTCCTCCAGTGGACCGGTTACTTCTTCTCCTCGACCACCGTTGCAGTCCCGGTCTTTGGATCAAGTAAGG includes:
- a CDS encoding SPOC domain / Transcription elongation factor S-II protein — protein: MSSNMGTELIDLETVKADSDAFGETNLMELVGSNDPPSLQHISVSEIEQEPMEISVSGPLSFQFEPEAVSFQSSMLVDTQSLMPQLQLPYSVERSVAACSNSVTGKRKSPPESTLSGSATSEKLDASNKRVEPVHHRPWLEQFYSECIQRGHMPPPATLSTKTEHLPTPAKKVRQMEPASQKSGKQVMNKKQAGLSQGSVKTLNDGNESLRSKMKESLAAALALVHEHEESPKEKKNSETEEASVPVADSNEPASACGTSVTVGEDITPAMSTRDESFEQKNGNGRTLSQESSKDTKMNYVNQSDVQKTQFDEVFPCDDVRFSDSIFTGDELLQGNGLSWVLEPVSDFGENETQKSFEDPELLASKIELELFKLFGGVNKKYKEKGRSLLFNLKDKNNPELRESVMSGKISPERLCNMTAEELASKELSQWRQAKAEEMAEMVVLRDTDIDVRNLVRKTHKGEFQVEIDPVDSGTVDVSAEITSNSKPRAKAKSSKSSTKATLKKNDSNDKNIKSNQGTSSAVTLPPTEEIDPMQGLSMDDEMKDVGFLPPIVSLDEFMESLNSEPPFGSPHEHPPGKEDPASEKSDSKDGSHSKSPSRSPKQSPKEPSESVSSKTELEKTNVISPKPDAGDQLDGDVSKPENTSLVDSIKEDRIWDGILQLSSASVVSVTGIFKSGEKAKTSEWPTMVEVKGRVRLSAFGKFVKELPLSRSRVLMVYKVYYVHYLCSSIISISFTLFPVTITSNNTRSTKSHLNITSRFLMQRLGFSLAKTWNPESKKAHC